One Bacteroidota bacterium genomic window, TTACGGTTTGTTTTTTCAGCGCAAAAAAGTGCTACCTGTTCCGCGCAATAGGTTTGTGGAATAAAGCCATACAATGCCGGAATAATATTGGAAAACTTTTGTGGACGATCAATTTTTAAGAAACCTGAAACTTTATCAATTTCATATTTAACCGTATCGGTAGGCACTATTTCAATAAAAGCGGTAACTATATTGGGTGCATCAGCTCCAATACTTACACCATGCCAGGGATGGGATTTATATCTTAATCCTAAAATTTCCCAAATTCTATCTTTGTAATCACTCATCTTTGCCTGGTAATTTAACTGTTTGAATAAAATTAATACTATTTTTAATTTCTTTATACATTAACTTATCTTCATTTAAAAAATCAATTGTTTGCCTGAATTCTCCCACAAATTTTTCAATAAATTGAGATGATTTAATTGGTTTTCTTAGATCAAGGGCTTGTGCAGCATTAAATAATTCAATTGCCAATATCCTTTCCACATTGTATACAACCCTATATGCTTTAGTTGCAGAATTTGCCCCCATACTCACATGATCTTCCTGCCCATTTGAGGAATCAATGGTATCAACTGATGCAGGAGTGCATAATTGCTTGTTTTGACTTACAATGGATGCGGCAGTATATTGAGGAATCATAAACCCGGAATTAAGGCCAGGATTTGCAATTAAAAAGGGTGGCAATCCTCTTTGGCCCGAAATAAGTTTAAAGGTTCTACGCTCGGAAATGCTTCCTAATTCAGCCAGTGCAATGGCAAGGAAGTCCAATGATAATGCCAGAGGCTGTCCGTGAAAGTTTCCAGCGGAAATAATAAGGTCATTTTCCGGAAAAATTGTTGGGTTATCTGTAACTGAATTTATTTCCGTTAAAAACACTCCTGCTACGTAATCGAACAAATCCTTAGAAGCTCCATGAACCTGAGGAATGCAACGGAAAGAATAAGGATCCTGAACATGGGTTTTTGGCCTTTTTATTAGCTCACTTCCTTCAAGATAACTGCTTATTTTCTTTGCTGTTTCTTGTTGTCCTTTATGTGGTCTTATTTGATGAACCAGCACATTAAAAGGTTCTATTCTTCCATCGTATGCATCAAGTGAAACTGCAGCTATAATATCAGCTAATTGAGATAATCGGAAAGTTTTTAAAATGATGTGAACACTATAAGCACTCATAAACTGTGTGCCATTTAACAAAGCTAGCCCTTCCTTTGATTTTAAATGAATTGGACTTAATTGCAGGTCTTTGTATAACTCCTGGGTCTGTATCCTGTTTCCTTTGTAACTAACCTCTCCTTCTCCAATTAAAGGCAGGCATAAATGTGCAAGTGGAGCTAAATCGCCTGAAGCACCAAGAGAACCTAGTTGATAAACTATAGGAAGAATGTTATTGTTATAGAAATAGACTAAACGATTTACAGTTTCCAATTGAACTCCTGAATTTCCGTAAGATAAAGCCTGAATTTTCAGAAGCAGCATAAGCTTTACGATTTCTTCTGGAACCTCCTCCCCTGTTCCACATGCATGCGACTTTACAAGATTTTGTTGCAATGTTTCTAGGTCATGCTCAGAAATTGAATGGCTGTATAAAGATCCAAAACCTGTGTTAATACCATAAATTGGTTTTTTTTCAGATGCTATTTTTTTATCAAGATATTCCCGGCAATGGTTTATTTTGGAAATGGATTCAGGGGAAAGTTCAAGCTGAAAATCCCCCCTGATAATTTTATCCAGGACTGAGAATTCCAACTTCCCTGAAGTAATGTAATGTGTTTGCATAGTTAAATTAACTGTTTTATTGCATTTGTTGTTTTAATCGCTCATTGTCACTAATTCGCGCCCTTATTTGATGCGAATGCCTCAATGATTTCTTATTGTTAAATTGTGTATAAGACTTTTTTGACCATTCCAGAGCTTCCTCTAGTTGGCCTGCCACTTCATAACCAATGGCCATGTTATGGGTGCTTCTTCTGGCAATTTTCTTATCCTGGCTCCTTGATAACTTTAACCAGATTTCCCTGGCGGCATCCCAATCCTGAGTCCTTGCCATTCTGCCTGCAATTTTAAGACTTGGGGAACCCTTTGTATAATATTCCCTGTGAACCCAAACCCATTGAGGAGAAATTCTATATCCATAAACACTACCTGCATTAAATGCAGCTTTATTGATTGCATCCCTGCCGTTTATAAGGGCTGCTGTTGCAAGTTGTTGAGTAGTTCCCCTTCCGCCAAAATCAAGGTAAGATTCTCCCCTGAACTCATCCACAATTCTCTTATTCTGATAATCGTAAATTCTCCATCCTGCTGTTACCATCATTCTTAGGTTGGCTACCTGTTCAATTACGTCTGTGCTAACACCCTCTTTATTTGTCACTTTACGTGTTCCGGTTGTAAAAGACAAGACAGATTTTGTATCAAAAACTTCCAGTACAATTAAAGCTTCTGCTCCGTTTTCGATGCAAATTTTCTCAATTTGTTCCCAGGAAAGCGGAGCGGCAAATACCCCTGTTCCTGTTCCCCTTAAATCCAAACCAGCCGGCTCTGTTATAATATACCGGGGAGTTTTTAGAAGTGCATCTTTTAATCCGTTAAGACAGCTTTTACCTGCTTCCTTATCCGTCAACAAACCCACTCCACCGCTTAATATGCCATCCAGTACACTTGTTAAAATGTTTTCCTGGGAGGGCTTATGGCGGTGAACCACAGCAAGTTTTTCAAAATGATGCGGCATATTAATATCTGCGGGCTGCAATACTGAAATACGCAGGGATGTGGTACAAGACTGAAGGATTATTAACAATACTAAAAAGAAAATTACTTTCAGATAATCAGCTTTCATAAAAAGGATTTTTTTAGAGTTTAAGATTGGAGGATATTAAGGGTTCGTTTTTAATAAATTAATTATTTCACTAACTGTTAGTTTCTGCTGCTCACCACTTATCATGTTCTTTAATGTGATTGTATTACTTTTAATTTCTTCAGAACCAACAATAGCTACAAAGGGAATTTTTTTGCTATCAGCATAACTCATTTGTTTTTTCATTTTGGCCTGGTCCGGATAAATTTCAGCGTTTATTCCAGCTGCTCTCACTTTTCTTAAAACAGAAAGACAAAATTTCTCTTCATTTTCCCCGAAATTAACAAACAACAATTTAGTTGTTTCTCCACTAAAATCAGGAAAAAGTCCTATCTCTTCCATTACATCATAGGTTCGGTCCGCTCCAAAAGATATGCCAACTCCTGAAACGCCAGGCAATCCAAAGTTTCCCGTTAAATCATCATACCTTCCTCCACCACAAATACTGCCCTTAAAATCACTTCTTTTATCGTTCACTTTAACTTCAAAAATAGCACCGGTGTAATAATTTAATCCCCGGGCCAATGTTACATCAAACTCAAGTACAGCATGGGGTAAACCAGATGTCAAAACAGAATTTTGTTTGTTCTCATCTTGTAAAATTTCAAGCGAGCGATTGAAAATATATTCCAGTTCCTCAATACCTTTCAGGCCAGTAGGGGAAGAATTTAAAAACTCTTTTAAAAAATCAATCCTTTGAGAGTGCGTTCCCGATAAACTCATTAGTGGTTTAAGCTGGTCAATTGCATTTTGCGCTATTCCCTTTTCAAGCAGCTCTTCATTTACTTTTTCAAGGCCAATTTTATCTAATTTATCAATAGCAACTGTAATATCAATGAT contains:
- the hutH gene encoding histidine ammonia-lyase, whose product is MQTHYITSGKLEFSVLDKIIRGDFQLELSPESISKINHCREYLDKKIASEKKPIYGINTGFGSLYSHSISEHDLETLQQNLVKSHACGTGEEVPEEIVKLMLLLKIQALSYGNSGVQLETVNRLVYFYNNNILPIVYQLGSLGASGDLAPLAHLCLPLIGEGEVSYKGNRIQTQELYKDLQLSPIHLKSKEGLALLNGTQFMSAYSVHIILKTFRLSQLADIIAAVSLDAYDGRIEPFNVLVHQIRPHKGQQETAKKISSYLEGSELIKRPKTHVQDPYSFRCIPQVHGASKDLFDYVAGVFLTEINSVTDNPTIFPENDLIISAGNFHGQPLALSLDFLAIALAELGSISERRTFKLISGQRGLPPFLIANPGLNSGFMIPQYTAASIVSQNKQLCTPASVDTIDSSNGQEDHVSMGANSATKAYRVVYNVERILAIELFNAAQALDLRKPIKSSQFIEKFVGEFRQTIDFLNEDKLMYKEIKNSINFIQTVKLPGKDE
- a CDS encoding histidine--tRNA ligase; translation: MAQKPSIPKGTRDFSPEQMVRRNYIFDTIRTVYQLFGFMPIETPSMENLSTLTGKYGEEGDQLIFKILNSGDFLSKVQIPKETLQSVIENSTAIKEVAADSILPSKVILKDIAEKALRYDLTVPFARYIVQHRNEITFPFKRYQIQPVWRADRPQKGRYREFFQCDADIIGSDSLLNEVELVQIMDEVYARLGIGVTIKVNNRKILTGIAEIIGEPEKIIDITVAIDKLDKIGLEKVNEELLEKGIAQNAIDQLKPLMSLSGTHSQRIDFLKEFLNSSPTGLKGIEELEYIFNRSLEILQDENKQNSVLTSGLPHAVLEFDVTLARGLNYYTGAIFEVKVNDKRSDFKGSICGGGRYDDLTGNFGLPGVSGVGISFGADRTYDVMEEIGLFPDFSGETTKLLFVNFGENEEKFCLSVLRKVRAAGINAEIYPDQAKMKKQMSYADSKKIPFVAIVGSEEIKSNTITLKNMISGEQQKLTVSEIINLLKTNP